The sequence TCAGCACGCCCGGCGCGGCGAACGGGGGCGGGACCGGCGGCGGGGGCGGCACGACCGGGAAGAAGGTCCTGTTCGACCTGACGAAGGCTGAGGACGCCGGGAACGCCGACTGGCGCATTGATGGGGCGTACAGCGACTACGCGAATGCCCTGCGCGCCCTGGGGTACACGGTGAGCAGCGTGACCGGCACGAGCATCACCTCGACCAGCCTGTCGGGCGCGTCGGTGCTGGTCATTCCCGAGCCGCAGAACCCGTTCAGTGATGCGGAGCGCGCCGCGATCCAGTCGTTCGTGCAGAACGGCGGCGGGCTGTTCATGATCACCGATCACCGCGTCAGTGACCGGAACAACAGCGGCTGGGACAGCCCGGAGGTGTTCGACGGCTGGGACGGCAGCACGCCCAGCAGCGTCAGCAGCGCGTATCAGGCGAGCCTGAACAGTGACGTGCTCTTCGGGCTGAACGCGTCGTTCAACTCCAGCTTCAGCGATCCGGTCCTCACGGCGACGCCCCTGACCACGCACCCGATCCTCAGCGGCGTGAGCAGTGCCGGGGTGTACGTGGGCACCAGCGTGGACGTCCTGTCGGGGACGGCGCTGATGGGCACGGGCGGCAAGACGTACCTCGCGGTGAACAGCGTGGGGACGGGCCGCGTGGCGATGTGGGGTGACAGCAGCACCTTCG is a genomic window of Deinococcus radiotolerans containing:
- a CDS encoding lamin tail domain-containing protein, yielding MFNSTFRRGFVLLASVSLALSSCGRTPAASGPPLSALAAAGEPVINELYYDSPSTDVGTFIELKGPAGASLSGYTLAAFDTAGTQYRTITLSGTIPASGYFVVAQDTTVASRTLVNAGADLNNGSGSLRLQKSSTIIDAVAYGTPSSNKGEGTPAATTGAGSALARVPDGSDTNANSVDFKVQVSTPGAANGGGTGGGGGTTGKKVLFDLTKAEDAGNADWRIDGAYSDYANALRALGYTVSSVTGTSITSTSLSGASVLVIPEPQNPFSDAERAAIQSFVQNGGGLFMITDHRVSDRNNSGWDSPEVFDGWDGSTPSSVSSAYQASLNSDVLFGLNASFNSSFSDPVLTATPLTTHPILSGVSSAGVYVGTSVDVLSGTALMGTGGKTYLAVNSVGTGRVAMWGDSSTFEDNTLSDGSTGTYNNWPNLSNAAMGKNIVRWLARDL